Proteins encoded within one genomic window of Oryza glaberrima chromosome 12, OglaRS2, whole genome shotgun sequence:
- the LOC127757164 gene encoding protein FAR1-RELATED SEQUENCE 5-like encodes MEDDERGDGDELIADYVDCLMSLDTNSRSCQNDALILEGAPDDVDDDAAAAAAAAAEQDVMRDFAPADGDGDGDADADAENDPKEPVLGMTFESEETAKMFYNEYARWLGFPFRVGRSRRSKGMEEVVIMKRFVCSREGAHKKKQPSTSGEATSKRERASMREGCNAMMEVVRDKDHWVVSKLEKAHNHSLGIGTRYGYLRARGLPDVSNKIAAMGSDGTASLRQNFLGETGDGQGLLDYLKKKQANDPRCSHAIQVDKNGCLMNVFWADSRAKEAYRHFGDAVTFDTSYKKTKYMMPFVTFSGVNHHLQTVIFGCAFLMEETESSFSWLFETWLAAMGGKAPGSLVTDQNRAMKAAIGKVFPDTCHRFCKWYILSRTKQKLCHAYSEHPDLRDEIESCVIESETISTFETSWMSILEKYDLRKHAWLQAIYNIRQKWVPLYMMGTFFAEISPTQKLETMNDFYKKYFNTKTTLEVFLNQFDSTMTSRYENEAQADIDTRLNEATTITASPIEKQAASTYTKAVFSRFQEEFTESLGYIIQKTEEGRVSKFSITKDEDDPSDTFCVTYNASSKMAKCSCKYFKFSGILCRHILGVFIIVDPRTLPPDYFLKRWTRNARHDELLEDNSNNHKDATCQSITSRYNVLCADAIRCADKGSASKAVYKAAKDILQKAYEEIIAYERNPGRGLQRDAININEDITIDDTMNDQSLPDFWTKGT; translated from the exons ATGGAGGATGATGAGAGGGGGGATGGCGATGAGCTGATTGCCGACTATGTCGACTGCCTCATGTCCCTGGACACCAACTCCCGCTCTTGCCAGAATGACGCCCTGATTCTTGAAGGAGCTCCAGATGAtgtagacgacgacgccgctgcggcagcggccgcggcggcggagcaggatGTGATGAGAGATTTTGCTCCtgctgatggtgatggtgatggtgatgctgatgctgatgctgagAATGATCCCAAGGAGCCGGTGCTTGGCATGACGTTCGAGTCCGAGGAGACGGCAAAGATGTTCTACAATGAGTACGCCAGGTGGCTCGGGTTCCCCTTCCGCGTCGGCCGGTCCCGGCGATCAAAGGGCATGGAGGAGGTTGTAATCATGAAGAGGTTCGTTTGCTCGAGGGAAGGGGCGCACAAGAAGAAGCAGCCATCGACGTCCGGCGAGGCTACCAGTAAGCGTGAGAGGGCGTCGATGCGGGAAGGTTGCAATGCCATGATGGAGGTGGTCAGGGACAAGGACCATTGGGTTGTCTCCAAGCTTGAGAAGGCTCACAACCATAGCCTTGGCATCGGCACCAGATACGGGTATCTTCGTGCCAGAGGATTGCCTGATGTGTCCAACAAGATCGCTGCGATGGGCTCTGACGGGACCGCCTCTCTTAGGCAGAATTTCCTTGGGGAGACCGGTGACGGCCAGGGTCTTCTTGATTATCTGAAGAAGAAGCAAGCCAATGACCCCAGGTGTTCCCATGCCATACAGGTCGACAAGAATGGTTGTCTGATGAATGTTTTTTGGGCTGATTCTAGAGCTAAAGAAGCCTATCGGCATTTTGGGGATGCTGTCACATTTGACACGTCATATAAGAAGACCAAGTATATGATGCCCTTTGTTACCTTCTCAGGTGTCAACCATCATCTTCAGACAGTAATTTTTGGTTGTGCGTTTCTTATGGAAGAAACTGAATCCTCATTTTCTTGGCTGTTTGAAACTTGGTTAGCAGCAATGGGTGGGAAGGCACCAGGCTCGTTAGTCACTGACCAAAATAGGGCTATGAAGGCTGCAATTGGAAAGGTTTTTCCAGATACCTGTCACCGCTTCTGCAAGTGGTATATTTTGAGTagaaccaaacaaaaattatGTCATGCATACTCTGAGCATCCGGACCTGAGGGATGAGATAGAAAGCTGTGTGATTGAATCTGAAACTATCTCTACTTTTGAAACATCATGGATGTCAATCCTCGAGAAATATGACTTGAGAAAACATGCATGGCTTCAAGCAATTTACAATATACGCCAAAAGTGGGTTCCTTTGTACATGATGGGTACATTCTTTGCAGAAATATCACCCACACAAAAATTGGAGACCATGAATGACTTTTATAAGAAATACTTCAATACAAAGACAACGCTGGAGGTTttccttaatcaatttgattCGACCATGACAAGTCGATATGAAAATGAAGCACAAGCAGATATAGACACTCGGTTAAATGAGGCAACTACAATTACTGCATCGCCAATAGAGAAACAGGCAGCAAGCACTTACACAAAAGCAGTCTTCAGTAGGTTTCAAGAAGAATTCACAGAATCCTTGGGTTATATCATTCAGAAAACTGAAGAAGGCAGAGTAAGCAAATTCAGCATCACAAAAGATGAAGATGATCCATCAGACACATTCTGTGTGACTTATAATGCTTCCAGTAAGATGGCAAAGTGTAGTTGCAAGTACTTTAAGTTCTCAGGTATTTTATGCCGTCATATTCTTGGAGTATTCATAATAGTTGATCCACGCACACTTCCACCTGATTACTTTTTGAAACGTTGGACGAGGAATGCCAGACATGATGAATTGTTGGAAGACAACAGCAATAACCACAAAGATGCTACTTGTCAATCCATTACAAGCCGTTACAATGTCCTGTGCGCTGATGCCATCAGATGTGCTGACAAAGGATCTGCATCAAAGGCTGTGTATAAAGCAGCAAAAGACATCTTACAGAAGGCATATGAAGAAATCATTGCCTATGAAAGAAATCCTGGCAGAGGATTACAAAGGGATGCTATAAACATCAATGAGGATATCACAATAGATGATACCATGAATGATCAATCTTTGCCAGATTTCTGGACAAAAG GAACCTAA